A genomic window from Ideonella sp. WA131b includes:
- a CDS encoding 8-oxoguanine deaminase: MPATATLLVRHAAKLLTMDTQRREIADGAVFVRGGVIEAVGPTEALPSTADTVIDARDHVVLPGLVNTHHHMYQTLTRAMGPVQDATLFPWLQGLYPVWARLTPEMLHVSTQLAAAELLLSGCTTTSDHLYLFPNGCRLDDTLDAAADIGIRFHAARGAMSVGASAGGLPPDEVVEDEEAILADTERLIAQHHDARRYSMRRIVVAPCSPFSVSPQLMREAAALARRHGVQLHTHLAENDSDIAYTRERFNCTPAEYADELGWLGPDVWHAHCVKLDEAGIRRFAATGTGVAHCPGSNMRLGSGIAPIRAMRDAGVPVAIAVDGSASNDSGHLLAELRLGLLLQRADRGADAMSAREMLEIGTLGGARVLGRDDVGALAAGMASDLIGVPLTDVALAGADDAVAALLLCQVARVGFSVVNGRPVVRDGALLTADLDALVHRQRLAARRLTQHCSG; encoded by the coding sequence GTGCCCGCCACCGCGACCCTGCTCGTCCGCCACGCCGCGAAGCTGCTGACGATGGACACCCAGCGGCGCGAGATCGCCGATGGCGCCGTCTTCGTGCGCGGCGGTGTCATCGAGGCCGTCGGCCCCACCGAGGCCCTGCCGTCCACGGCCGACACCGTGATTGACGCGCGCGACCACGTCGTTCTGCCGGGCCTGGTGAACACCCACCACCACATGTACCAGACGCTCACGCGGGCGATGGGCCCGGTGCAGGACGCGACCCTGTTCCCCTGGCTGCAGGGCCTGTACCCGGTGTGGGCGCGCCTGACGCCCGAAATGCTGCACGTCAGCACGCAGCTCGCCGCCGCCGAGCTGCTGCTGTCGGGCTGCACCACCACGAGCGACCACCTCTACCTCTTCCCCAACGGCTGCCGGCTCGACGACACGCTCGACGCCGCCGCCGACATCGGCATCCGCTTCCACGCCGCGCGCGGCGCCATGAGCGTGGGCGCCAGCGCCGGCGGCCTGCCGCCCGACGAGGTGGTGGAGGACGAAGAAGCCATCCTCGCCGACACCGAGCGGCTTATCGCGCAACACCACGACGCGCGGCGCTACTCGATGCGCCGCATCGTCGTCGCCCCGTGCAGTCCGTTCAGCGTGAGCCCGCAGCTGATGCGCGAGGCCGCCGCACTGGCGCGCCGCCACGGCGTGCAGCTCCATACCCACCTGGCCGAGAACGACAGCGACATCGCCTACACGCGCGAGCGGTTCAACTGCACACCCGCCGAGTACGCCGACGAGCTCGGCTGGCTGGGCCCCGACGTGTGGCATGCGCACTGCGTCAAGCTCGACGAGGCCGGCATCCGCCGCTTCGCCGCCACCGGCACGGGCGTCGCCCACTGCCCCGGCTCCAACATGCGGCTGGGTTCGGGCATTGCGCCCATCCGCGCGATGCGCGACGCCGGTGTGCCCGTGGCGATTGCGGTGGACGGCTCGGCCAGCAACGACAGCGGCCACCTGCTGGCCGAACTGCGCCTGGGCCTGCTGCTGCAGCGCGCAGACCGCGGTGCCGATGCCATGAGCGCCCGCGAGATGCTCGAGATCGGCACGCTCGGCGGCGCGCGCGTGCTGGGCCGCGACGATGTGGGGGCGCTGGCAGCAGGCATGGCCTCCGACCTGATCGGTGTGCCGCTGACCGACGTCGCCCTGGCCGGCGCCGACGACGCGGTGGCCGCGCTGCTGCTGTGCCAGGTGGCGCGTGTGGGCTTCAGCGTGGTGAACGGCCGTCCCGTGGTGCGCGATGGCGCCCTCCTGACGGCGGATCTGGACGCGCTGGTGCATCGACAACGGCTCGCTGCGCGCAGGCTGACCCAGCACTGCTCAGGGTAA
- a CDS encoding long-chain-fatty-acid--CoA ligase, protein MLGQMMQLPLLISSLIVHAERHHGDQLVVSRRVEGDIHRISYRELGARARRVANALQTLGVAPGARAATLAWNTHRHMELYYGVSGSGRVLHTLNPRLHPDQIVYIADHAEDQVMFFDMSFWPLIRAVAGRTKTVKHWVAMTARAHMPPAEQAAQVPNLLCYEELLEQASDHYAWPVFDENTASSLCYTSGTTGNPKGVLYSHRSTVLHTMAAALPDCLGCSASDAILPVVPMFHVNSWGIVYLAPMTGAKLVLPGPGLDGKSLYELFESERVTISAGVPTVWQGLLAHVEANSLRFSTMRKSAIGGSACPPSMIRKFRDAYGVQVIHAWGMTEMSPIGTAAAFKAAHHALDDEGQLAVRSTQGRALYGVDMKITSEDGTELPWDGQASGDLLVRGPWIIDTYFMGEGGNPLVRDADGNGWFPTGDVAKITPEGYMVITDRSKDVIKSGGEWIGSIDLENIAMAHPAVAMAACIAAYHPKWDERPLLVVVRKPGMTVTREELLAFYEGKIAKWWTPDDVVFTDAIPLGGTGKMQKNKLREQFKTHQLPTV, encoded by the coding sequence ATGCTCGGTCAGATGATGCAGCTGCCGCTGCTGATCTCGTCGCTCATCGTTCATGCCGAACGGCACCACGGCGACCAGCTCGTGGTGTCCCGACGCGTCGAAGGCGACATCCACCGCATCAGCTACCGCGAGCTCGGGGCGCGCGCCCGCCGGGTGGCCAACGCGCTGCAGACGCTGGGCGTGGCGCCCGGCGCGCGCGCCGCGACGCTGGCCTGGAACACGCACCGCCACATGGAGCTGTACTACGGCGTCAGCGGCAGCGGCCGTGTGCTGCACACCCTGAACCCGCGCCTGCATCCCGACCAGATCGTCTACATCGCCGACCACGCCGAAGACCAGGTGATGTTCTTCGACATGAGCTTCTGGCCGCTGATCCGGGCCGTGGCGGGCCGCACCAAGACGGTGAAGCACTGGGTGGCGATGACCGCGCGCGCGCACATGCCGCCGGCCGAGCAGGCTGCGCAGGTGCCCAATCTGCTGTGTTACGAAGAGCTGCTCGAGCAGGCCAGCGACCACTACGCCTGGCCGGTGTTCGACGAAAACACGGCCAGCAGCCTGTGCTACACCAGCGGCACCACGGGCAACCCCAAAGGCGTGCTCTACAGCCACCGGAGCACGGTCCTGCACACCATGGCCGCGGCGCTGCCCGACTGCCTGGGCTGCAGCGCTTCGGACGCCATCCTGCCCGTGGTGCCGATGTTCCATGTCAACAGCTGGGGCATCGTGTACCTGGCGCCGATGACCGGCGCCAAGCTCGTGTTGCCCGGCCCGGGCCTGGACGGCAAGAGCCTGTACGAGCTCTTCGAAAGCGAGCGCGTCACCATCAGCGCCGGGGTGCCCACCGTCTGGCAGGGCCTGCTGGCGCACGTCGAAGCAAACAGCCTGCGCTTCAGCACCATGCGCAAGAGCGCCATCGGCGGCTCGGCCTGCCCGCCTTCGATGATCCGCAAGTTCCGTGACGCCTACGGGGTGCAGGTGATCCACGCCTGGGGCATGACCGAGATGAGTCCGATCGGCACCGCCGCCGCGTTCAAGGCAGCTCATCACGCGCTCGACGACGAGGGCCAGCTCGCCGTGCGGAGCACACAGGGCCGAGCCCTCTACGGAGTGGACATGAAGATCACCAGCGAGGACGGCACCGAGCTGCCCTGGGACGGCCAGGCCTCGGGCGATCTCCTCGTGCGCGGGCCCTGGATCATCGACACCTACTTCATGGGCGAAGGCGGCAACCCACTGGTGCGGGACGCCGACGGCAACGGCTGGTTCCCCACCGGCGACGTCGCCAAGATCACGCCCGAGGGCTACATGGTCATCACCGACCGCAGCAAGGACGTCATCAAGAGCGGGGGCGAGTGGATCGGCTCGATCGACCTCGAGAACATCGCCATGGCGCACCCGGCGGTGGCGATGGCGGCCTGCATCGCCGCCTACCACCCGAAGTGGGACGAGCGGCCGCTTCTGGTGGTGGTCAGGAAGCCCGGCATGACGGTCACGCGTGAGGAGCTGCTCGCGTTCTACGAGGGCAAGATCGCGAAATGGTGGACACCCGACGATGTGGTGTTCACCGACGCGATTCCGCTGGGCGGCACCGGAAAGATGCAGAAGAACAAGCTGCGCGAGCAGTTCAAGACGCACCAGCTGCCCACCGTGTGA
- a CDS encoding Rieske (2Fe-2S) protein: MARLPLCASAELAERGRAFGWAVLEHGRPQRAFVLRIDGQARAYLNRCLHVPVEMDWMPGEFLDSERRTIICSIHGAAYDPAHGQCVGGPCGRGRLTPVPVAEEGGQVYWYPSKDLRPVPVDEPPPATPAVPPPAP, encoded by the coding sequence CTGGCGCGCCTGCCGCTGTGCGCGTCGGCCGAACTGGCAGAGCGTGGCCGCGCGTTCGGCTGGGCCGTGCTCGAGCACGGCCGGCCGCAGCGTGCGTTCGTGCTGCGCATCGATGGCCAAGCACGGGCCTACCTCAACCGCTGCCTGCATGTGCCGGTGGAGATGGACTGGATGCCCGGCGAGTTCCTCGACAGCGAGCGCCGCACCATCATTTGCTCGATCCACGGCGCCGCCTACGACCCGGCACACGGCCAGTGCGTGGGCGGCCCTTGCGGCCGCGGCCGGCTGACGCCGGTGCCCGTGGCCGAGGAGGGCGGGCAGGTGTATTGGTATCCTTCCAAAGACCTCCGGCCGGTGCCCGTTGATGAGCCACCGCCCGCCACCCCCGCGGTCCCACCGCCCGCCCCATGA
- a CDS encoding HAD-IA family hydrolase → MPQRRFDLIAFDWDGTLFDSTALIVRCIQDACRDLDLAVPSDADASYVIGLGLQDALRHAAPGLPAERYPELGLRYREHYWAHKDDLVLFPGTLAMLQALKVRHHLLAVATGKNRRGLDDALAQAELHGVFDATRTADETAGKPHPLMLRELMAELGVAPERTLMIGDTTHDLLLARNAGTASVGVSFGAHEPEAFDAFGPLAVVHSTGELHRWLIDHA, encoded by the coding sequence ATGCCGCAACGCCGCTTCGACCTCATCGCCTTCGACTGGGACGGCACGCTGTTCGACAGCACGGCACTGATCGTGCGCTGCATCCAGGATGCCTGCCGCGACCTCGACCTTGCGGTGCCCAGCGATGCGGATGCCTCCTACGTCATCGGCCTGGGCCTGCAGGATGCGCTGCGCCACGCCGCGCCGGGACTGCCTGCCGAGCGCTACCCCGAGCTGGGTCTGCGCTATCGCGAGCACTATTGGGCGCACAAGGACGATCTGGTTCTGTTCCCCGGCACACTGGCCATGCTTCAGGCCCTGAAGGTGCGCCATCACCTATTGGCCGTGGCCACCGGCAAGAACCGCCGCGGGCTCGACGACGCGCTGGCACAGGCCGAGCTGCACGGCGTGTTCGACGCCACGCGCACGGCCGACGAGACGGCCGGCAAGCCGCACCCGCTGATGCTGCGGGAGCTGATGGCCGAACTGGGCGTGGCACCTGAGCGCACGTTGATGATCGGCGATACCACGCACGATCTGCTGCTGGCGCGCAATGCCGGCACGGCCAGCGTCGGCGTGAGCTTTGGCGCGCACGAGCCCGAGGCCTTCGACGCTTTCGGCCCGTTGGCGGTGGTGCACAGCACTGGCGAGCTGCACCGCTGGCTGATCGACCACGCGTGA
- the psd gene encoding phosphatidylserine decarboxylase (Phosphatidylserine decarboxylase is synthesized as a single chain precursor. Generation of the pyruvoyl active site from a Ser is coupled to cleavage of a Gly-Ser bond between the larger (beta) and smaller (alpha chains). It is an integral membrane protein.) has translation MNDGTFVTLQHLLPKHAITRLAGLAAGARGGALTTGAIRWFIGRYGVNMAEAADPDPAAYASFNEFFTRPLKPGARPLAHAEWICPVDGAISQFGAIDGDRLFQAKGHTYTTAALLGGDAQLARHFQGGHFATLYLSPRDYHRIHMPRAGRLLRMLHVPGALYSVNPATARGVSGLFARNERVVCVFDDPVAPPGQRLWVLVLVGATVVGSMATTWHGIVNPPRPDSVRDWRYADQRIELAQGDEMGRFLLGSTVVMLMPPGPLAWNPAWTPGGALRLGEPMATEPKLVAPAPPA, from the coding sequence GTGAACGACGGCACTTTCGTCACGCTGCAGCACCTGCTGCCCAAGCACGCGATCACCCGGCTCGCCGGCCTGGCGGCTGGCGCGCGTGGCGGCGCGCTCACCACCGGGGCCATCCGCTGGTTCATCGGCCGTTATGGCGTGAACATGGCCGAGGCTGCCGACCCCGACCCGGCCGCCTACGCCAGCTTCAACGAGTTCTTCACCCGGCCGCTCAAGCCTGGCGCGCGGCCGTTGGCCCATGCCGAGTGGATCTGCCCGGTGGACGGCGCCATCAGCCAGTTCGGCGCCATCGACGGCGACCGCCTCTTCCAGGCCAAGGGCCACACCTACACCACAGCCGCGCTGCTCGGCGGTGATGCGCAACTGGCGCGCCACTTCCAGGGGGGCCACTTCGCCACCCTCTACCTGAGCCCGCGCGACTACCACCGCATCCACATGCCACGCGCCGGCCGGCTGCTGCGCATGCTGCACGTGCCTGGCGCGCTGTACTCCGTGAACCCGGCCACCGCCCGAGGCGTGTCGGGCCTCTTTGCGCGCAACGAGCGCGTGGTGTGCGTTTTTGACGACCCGGTCGCGCCGCCGGGCCAGCGCCTGTGGGTGCTGGTGCTGGTGGGTGCCACGGTGGTTGGCAGCATGGCCACCACCTGGCATGGCATCGTCAACCCTCCCCGACCCGACAGCGTGCGGGACTGGCGTTATGCCGACCAGCGCATCGAGCTCGCCCAAGGCGACGAGATGGGCCGCTTCCTGCTCGGCAGCACGGTGGTGATGCTGATGCCGCCCGGCCCGCTGGCCTGGAACCCGGCCTGGACGCCGGGCGGGGCCCTGCGGCTGGGCGAGCCCATGGCGACGGAGCCGAAGCTGGTGGCGCCTGCCCCGCCCGCGTGA
- the eutC gene encoding ethanolamine ammonia-lyase subunit EutC has translation MIAPDPWTALRRHTLARIALGRTGASLPTAEWLRFAEAHALARDAVHTPLDVPALVAALHHHGIEPALVASAAPDRATYLRRPDLGRRLADASATALVPCPGGLTVVLADGLSARATQAHALPLVLALRAHLEAVGDAAGVALGAVVVATQARVALGDEIGERLGADAVLVLIGERPGLSSPDSLGAYLTWAPRRGRRDAERNCVSNIRPEGQSPAQAAARLAWLLGAARRLGATGVALKDESDVGAAVAAIERRDDAPTRLPGQSAA, from the coding sequence ATGATCGCGCCCGATCCCTGGACCGCGCTGCGCCGGCACACCCTGGCGCGCATCGCGCTCGGCCGCACCGGCGCCAGCCTGCCCACGGCCGAGTGGCTGCGCTTCGCCGAGGCCCACGCCCTGGCGCGCGACGCCGTGCACACGCCGCTGGACGTCCCCGCGCTGGTGGCCGCGCTGCACCACCACGGCATCGAGCCGGCCTTGGTGGCCAGTGCGGCGCCCGACCGTGCCACCTACCTGCGCCGGCCTGACCTGGGTCGCCGCCTGGCCGATGCCTCGGCCACGGCGCTGGTGCCATGCCCCGGGGGCCTGACCGTGGTGCTGGCCGACGGGCTGAGCGCGCGCGCCACGCAAGCCCACGCGCTGCCGCTGGTGCTGGCGCTGCGTGCCCACCTGGAGGCCGTGGGTGATGCCGCGGGTGTGGCGCTGGGCGCCGTGGTGGTGGCCACGCAAGCGCGCGTGGCGCTGGGCGACGAGATCGGCGAACGGCTGGGCGCCGACGCCGTGCTGGTGCTGATCGGCGAGCGGCCGGGCCTGTCGAGCCCCGACAGCCTGGGCGCCTACCTCACCTGGGCGCCACGCCGGGGCCGCCGCGACGCCGAGCGCAACTGCGTCAGCAACATCCGCCCCGAGGGCCAGAGCCCAGCCCAGGCCGCGGCGCGACTGGCCTGGCTGCTGGGCGCGGCTCGCCGGCTCGGCGCCACCGGCGTGGCGCTCAAGGACGAGAGCGACGTCGGCGCGGCTGTTGCGGCCATCGAACGTCGCGACGATGCGCCCACACGACTTCCGGGACAATCCGCTGCATGA
- a CDS encoding DMT family transporter, which yields MSFAARVDARGWAQLLLWVVPLLWSSNYVIARAADGVIAPHALAAGRWLVAGLLLLVFVWKPLREHRAALRREWAHLLVLGLLGMYICGAWVYQAGRSTSSANIALIYAVTPMTIAAASAWALREAISRWQWLGMALALAGLLFIITKGDPARLLAVEFVAGDLWITACAVAWTAYSVLLKRWPSALPPLVRLVTIIFGGLVVLLPGAVLEALLVPTPPWSWAATGLVAVAALLPGVLSYGAHSLLQRELGASRTAMMLYLAPVYGAALAWLLLGEVPGWYHVVGAATILPSIWMASRR from the coding sequence ATGAGCTTTGCCGCGCGCGTGGACGCCCGCGGCTGGGCGCAGCTGCTTCTGTGGGTGGTGCCGCTGCTTTGGAGCAGCAACTACGTCATCGCGCGTGCCGCCGACGGCGTGATCGCGCCGCATGCGCTGGCGGCCGGGCGCTGGCTGGTGGCGGGACTGCTGCTGCTGGTCTTCGTCTGGAAGCCCCTGCGCGAGCACCGCGCGGCGCTGCGCCGCGAGTGGGCGCACCTGCTGGTGCTGGGCCTGCTCGGCATGTACATCTGCGGCGCCTGGGTCTACCAGGCCGGGCGCAGCACCAGCAGCGCCAACATCGCGCTGATCTACGCCGTGACCCCGATGACCATCGCGGCCGCCTCGGCCTGGGCGCTGCGCGAGGCCATCAGCCGCTGGCAGTGGCTGGGCATGGCGCTGGCTCTGGCGGGGCTGCTGTTCATCATCACCAAAGGCGACCCGGCCCGGCTGCTGGCCGTGGAGTTCGTGGCCGGCGACCTGTGGATCACCGCCTGCGCCGTGGCCTGGACGGCCTACTCGGTGCTGCTCAAGCGTTGGCCCTCGGCGCTGCCGCCGCTGGTGCGGCTGGTGACCATCATCTTTGGTGGCCTGGTGGTGCTGCTGCCGGGCGCCGTGCTCGAGGCGCTGCTCGTGCCCACGCCGCCCTGGAGCTGGGCCGCAACGGGCCTGGTGGCTGTGGCGGCACTGCTGCCGGGTGTGCTGAGTTACGGTGCGCACTCGCTGCTGCAGCGCGAGCTGGGCGCCTCGCGCACGGCCATGATGCTCTACCTGGCGCCGGTTTACGGCGCGGCGCTGGCCTGGCTGCTCCTGGGTGAGGTGCCCGGCTGGTACCACGTGGTGGGCGCGGCGACGATCCTGCCGAGCATCTGGATGGCGTCGCGGCGCTGA
- a CDS encoding ethanolamine ammonia-lyase subunit EutB, whose translation MSWAHTVGGTRYVFNDLKTLLARATPERSGDQLAGIAARSAAERMAARWALADLPLAHFLTEAVVPYEADEVTRLIVDTHDAGAFAPVSHLTVGGFRDWLLSDAADSATLATLAPGLTPEMAAAVSKLMRYQDLMLVAKKCRVVTRFRNTLGLPGRLAVRLQPNHPTDDLRGVAASILDGLMYGCGDAVIGINPAGDHLAGIGALLRLIDELIQRHDIPTQGCVLTHVTNTLQLIELGYPVDLVFQSVAGTEAANAGFGITLSMLAEARDAALSQNGGRGRGTLGDHVMYFETGQGSALSANAHHSVDQQTVEARAQAVARHFKPLLANTVVGFIGPEYLADGRQIVRAGLEDHFTGKLLGLPIGCDVCYTNHADADSDDMDALMTLLATAGVTFIMGVPGADDVMLNYQSTSFHDAAALRRLLGLPRAPEFDAWLARVGICAADGALLPAPARHALLADLSDPR comes from the coding sequence ATGTCCTGGGCCCACACCGTCGGCGGCACCCGTTACGTCTTCAACGACCTGAAGACCCTTCTCGCCCGCGCCACGCCCGAGCGCAGCGGCGACCAGCTCGCCGGCATCGCCGCCCGCTCCGCCGCCGAGCGCATGGCCGCGCGCTGGGCGCTGGCCGATCTGCCGCTCGCGCACTTCCTCACCGAGGCCGTCGTGCCCTACGAGGCCGACGAGGTGACGCGCCTCATCGTCGACACCCACGACGCCGGCGCTTTCGCCCCGGTGTCGCACCTCACGGTGGGCGGCTTCCGCGACTGGCTGCTTTCCGATGCCGCCGACAGCGCAACGCTTGCCACGCTGGCCCCGGGCCTGACGCCCGAGATGGCCGCCGCGGTCTCCAAGCTGATGCGCTACCAGGACCTGATGCTCGTGGCCAAGAAGTGCCGCGTCGTCACGCGTTTCCGCAACACCCTCGGCCTGCCCGGCCGGCTGGCGGTGCGCCTGCAGCCCAACCATCCCACCGACGACCTGCGCGGCGTGGCTGCCAGCATTCTCGACGGCCTGATGTACGGCTGCGGCGACGCCGTCATCGGCATCAACCCCGCCGGCGACCACCTCGCCGGCATCGGCGCGCTGCTGCGGCTGATCGACGAGCTCATCCAGCGCCACGACATCCCCACCCAGGGTTGCGTGCTCACGCACGTGACGAACACGCTGCAGCTCATCGAGCTGGGCTACCCGGTCGACCTGGTGTTCCAGAGCGTTGCCGGCACCGAGGCCGCCAATGCCGGCTTCGGCATCACGCTGTCGATGCTCGCCGAGGCGCGCGATGCCGCGCTGTCGCAGAACGGCGGCAGGGGGCGCGGCACGCTCGGCGACCACGTGATGTACTTCGAGACCGGCCAGGGCAGCGCGCTCAGCGCCAACGCCCACCACAGCGTCGACCAGCAGACGGTCGAGGCCCGCGCCCAGGCCGTGGCGCGCCACTTCAAGCCCTTGCTGGCCAACACGGTGGTCGGCTTCATCGGGCCGGAGTACCTGGCCGACGGCCGGCAGATCGTGCGCGCCGGCCTCGAAGACCACTTCACCGGCAAGCTGCTGGGCCTGCCCATCGGCTGCGACGTCTGCTACACCAACCACGCCGACGCCGACAGCGACGACATGGACGCACTGATGACGCTGCTGGCTACCGCCGGCGTCACCTTCATCATGGGCGTGCCGGGTGCCGACGACGTGATGCTGAACTACCAGAGCACCAGCTTCCACGACGCGGCCGCGCTGCGCCGGCTGCTGGGCCTGCCGCGCGCGCCGGAGTTCGACGCCTGGCTGGCGCGCGTGGGCATCTGTGCGGCCGACGGCGCGTTGTTGCCGGCCCCCGCGCGGCACGCGCTGCTGGCCGATCTGTCCGACCCTCGCTGA
- a CDS encoding class I SAM-dependent methyltransferase — MAALAGPAVAQDEVPFITTPDAVTLAMLELAGVGPTDHLVDLGSGDGRIVITAARRFGARGLGVEIVPELVARSRAAAQAAGVAARTEFREQDLFALDLTPYSVITMYLLPQVNLQLRERLLASRPGTRIVSHDWDLGDWQPDRSVVIDAPDKPIGRDKKSSVHLWVVPAPLAGWWCGPEAGVFVRQHYQRVSVTMFRRGQPAPVWVFDGRATAEGLHDGTTAATAGIVGSLAADTLRLGRVSGVAAIGFQGVTLRRSNVNCF; from the coding sequence TTGGCCGCCCTCGCCGGCCCTGCCGTGGCACAGGACGAGGTGCCCTTCATCACCACGCCCGACGCGGTGACGCTGGCGATGCTGGAGCTGGCCGGCGTGGGCCCGACCGACCACCTGGTGGACCTGGGCTCGGGCGATGGCCGCATCGTCATCACCGCCGCGCGGCGCTTCGGCGCGCGCGGCCTGGGCGTGGAGATCGTGCCCGAGCTCGTCGCGAGGAGCCGCGCCGCGGCCCAGGCCGCCGGCGTGGCCGCGCGCACCGAGTTCCGCGAGCAGGATCTTTTTGCGCTCGATCTCACGCCCTACAGCGTGATCACGATGTACCTGCTGCCGCAGGTGAACCTGCAGCTGCGCGAGCGGCTGCTCGCCTCGAGGCCGGGCACCCGCATCGTCAGCCACGATTGGGATCTGGGCGACTGGCAGCCCGACCGCAGCGTGGTCATCGACGCGCCGGACAAGCCCATCGGCCGCGACAAGAAGAGCAGCGTGCACCTTTGGGTGGTGCCGGCTCCGTTGGCGGGCTGGTGGTGCGGGCCCGAGGCGGGCGTGTTCGTGCGACAGCACTACCAGCGGGTCTCGGTGACGATGTTCCGGCGCGGCCAGCCCGCGCCGGTATGGGTGTTCGACGGACGCGCCACCGCCGAGGGCCTTCACGACGGGACCACGGCGGCGACGGCAGGCATCGTGGGCAGCCTCGCCGCCGACACCCTTCGGCTTGGCCGCGTGTCCGGCGTCGCTGCGATCGGGTTCCAGGGCGTGACGCTGCGGCGGTCGAACGTGAACTGCTTTTGA
- a CDS encoding S49 family peptidase, which translates to MNAPDPSPPPAAPAPTPEPLSVTAAAALADQRTAAKAVPPGPSGLEATVERLGAQWLAYQHKERRWRLFFRFTWLLVVLVALVLLFGQSAGPSAPSTPHTAMVEVRGEIAIGSEASADRIIAGLRDAFSDTGAQAVVLRINSPGGSPVQAGIVHDEILRLKALHKKKVYAVVEEMGASGAYYIAVAADQIYVDKASLVGSIGVLMDGFGFTGLMDKLGVERRLITAGSNKGMLDPFSPFNPKQRELAQAMLTQIHQQFIKVVRQGRGERLQGGDDIFSGLVWNGEEAVRIGLADALGSLDHVAREVIKAEDIIDYTPRDNVAERLAKRFGAEVGAGAVRALGAAGAFDAGGGAPLK; encoded by the coding sequence ATGAACGCCCCCGATCCCAGCCCCCCGCCGGCCGCGCCCGCCCCGACGCCCGAGCCATTGAGCGTGACCGCCGCCGCCGCGCTGGCCGACCAGCGCACCGCCGCCAAGGCAGTGCCACCCGGCCCGTCCGGCCTGGAGGCCACCGTCGAACGACTGGGTGCGCAGTGGCTGGCCTACCAGCACAAGGAGCGCCGCTGGCGGCTGTTCTTCCGCTTCACCTGGCTCCTCGTGGTGCTGGTGGCGCTGGTGCTGCTGTTCGGGCAGTCCGCCGGGCCGTCGGCGCCCAGCACGCCGCACACGGCGATGGTCGAGGTTCGGGGCGAGATCGCCATCGGCAGCGAGGCCAGTGCCGATCGCATCATCGCCGGGCTGCGCGACGCCTTCTCTGACACCGGCGCGCAGGCCGTGGTGCTGCGCATCAATTCGCCTGGCGGCAGTCCGGTGCAGGCCGGCATCGTGCACGACGAGATCCTGCGGCTGAAGGCGCTGCACAAGAAGAAGGTTTACGCGGTGGTCGAAGAGATGGGCGCCTCCGGGGCCTACTACATCGCCGTCGCGGCCGACCAGATCTACGTCGACAAGGCCAGCCTCGTGGGCAGCATCGGCGTGCTGATGGACGGCTTCGGCTTCACCGGGCTGATGGACAAGCTCGGTGTCGAGCGCCGGCTGATCACCGCCGGCAGCAACAAGGGCATGCTCGACCCGTTCTCGCCGTTCAACCCGAAGCAGCGTGAGCTGGCGCAGGCCATGCTCACGCAGATCCACCAGCAGTTCATCAAGGTTGTGAGGCAGGGCCGCGGCGAACGTCTCCAGGGTGGCGACGACATCTTCTCGGGGCTCGTGTGGAACGGCGAGGAGGCCGTGAGGATCGGCCTTGCCGACGCGTTGGGCAGCCTGGACCACGTGGCCCGCGAAGTCATCAAGGCCGAGGACATCATCGACTACACGCCGCGCGACAACGTGGCCGAGCGGCTGGCCAAGCGTTTCGGCGCCGAGGTCGGCGCCGGGGCCGTCCGTGCGCTTGGTGCCGCTGGGGCTTTCGATGCCGGTGGTGGCGCGCCGTTGAAGTGA
- a CDS encoding 4-oxalocrotonate tautomerase has protein sequence MPLIQVSMFAGRTAEQKRAFAQALTDAAVRTVGATPESVDIIFTEVQRGDWATAGRLWSDPQPAPQPKRES, from the coding sequence ATGCCCCTGATCCAAGTCTCGATGTTTGCCGGCCGCACGGCCGAGCAGAAGCGCGCCTTTGCGCAAGCCCTCACCGACGCCGCCGTGCGCACCGTCGGCGCCACGCCGGAGTCGGTGGACATCATCTTCACCGAGGTGCAGCGCGGCGACTGGGCCACCGCCGGCCGGCTGTGGAGCGATCCCCAGCCGGCGCCGCAGCCCAAGCGCGAGAGCTGA